The following nucleotide sequence is from Mycobacterium sp. Z3061.
TTCGGCACGCCGTGGTGGGCCGACGACCTCGCGCGGTTGGCCGATACCCCGGTCGGCGGGGTGATGTTGGCGATGGTCGAATCGGTCGACCACGTCACCGAGACCGCCAAGCGCCTGCCTAACGTGCCGATCGTCGCGCTGGTGGAAACGGCCCGCGGACTCGAGCGCATCACCGAGATCGCGGCGGCCAAGGGCACCTTCCGGCTCGCGTTCGGCATCGGCGACTTCCGGCGTGACACCGGCTTCGGCGAAGAGCCTGCCACGCTGGCTTACGCGCGGTCGCGGTTCACCATCGCCGCCAAGGCGGCGGGGCTACCCAGCGCGATCGATGGCCCGACCATCGGCTCCAATCCGCTCAAGCTGATCGAGGCGACCGCGGTGTCCGTCGAGTTCGGCATGACCGGCAAGATCTGCCTGTCGCCGGACCAGTGCGCCGTCGTCAACGAGGGCCTGTCCCCGTCGCAGGACGAAATCGGTTGGGCGAAAGAGTTTTTCGCTGAGTTCGAGCGGGACGGGGGAGAGATCCGCAACGGGTCGGACCTGCCCCGTATCGCCCGCGCCACCAAAATCCTCGACCTGGCCCGGTCCTACGGGATCGTGGCGTCGGAGTTCGAGGACGAACAGGTGCACTCGCCGGCCCCCTCGGACACCTACCACTACTAGGGCCGACCGCGTAACGTCGACCCCCTCCGAGGAGGTAGGCGATGAACCCCGTGACCGTTGCAGTGCTGGTCGGTATGTCTGTCTTGATTTGCCCGGTCGCGCAGGCTGATCCGGCGTTGGGAACCGAGGACGCCAACTATACGAAGTGGCTTTCTGAGAACGGGGTCAACTATCAGGGCCGGACCTCGCTGCAGACGATGATCGCTCAGGCGCACACAACGTGCGCGATGCTCGACCAGAGTCCGACCCCGCAGACCCACCAGGCGACGGTCAGCCGGCTGGTGGGCGGGCCCGCAAACTTCAGCCAGCAGGAAGCGACGTCGATAGTGCTTTCGGCAGTCAACAGCTACTGCAGCCAGCACACCAACCTGTTGTATCCCTGAGTCGCTGATCAAGTGAGACGATCGTCGGATGCAGCTGGGATTGCATGCGTTGGGAATCGGGTCCGGCGCTGACCGGACGGTGATTGACGCCGTGGCCTCGGCGGCCGAGAGCCACGGTTTTGCCACGCTGTGGGCCGGCGAACACGTCGTGATGGTGGACGACTCCACGTCCCGCTACCCGTACTCCGACAGCGGCGAGATTGCCGTTCCCGCGGAGGCGGATTGGCTGGATCCCATGGTCGCGCTCAGCTTCGCCGCGGCCGCGTCGTCGCGGATCCGGCTGGCGACCGGTGTGCTGCTGCTACCCGAGCACAACCCGGTGATCGTGGCCAAACAGGCGGCCAGTCTGGACCGGCTCAGCGGCGGCCGGCTGACGCTGGGCATCGGCGTCGGGTGGTCCCGGGAGGAGTTCGAGGCACTCGGGGTGCCGTTCGAAGGACGCGCTGCGCGCACCGCGGAATACGTCGCCGCGATGCGCACGCTGTGGCGCGAGGACGTCGCGTCCTTCGCCGGGCGGTTCGTCGCCTTCGACTCGATCCGGGTTAATCCGAAACCGGTTGCCGAAAAAGGCATCCCGATTGTGGTTGGCGGCAACAGCGACGCCGCGCTGCGCCGCGTCGCCGCTTGGGGCGACGGCTGGTACGGCTTCAACCTCGACGGGATCGACGAGGCTCGGGACCGGATCGGCCGGCTCGAGAAGTTGCTCGAGGAATCGGGTCGTGACCGGGCGGGGTTGCGTGTCGCAGTAGCCCTGGCAGCACCCCGTGTAGCCGATGCCCGTGCGTTGACCGAGCTCGGCGTCGACGAGCTGGTACTGGTGCAGGCGCCGCCGAACAGTGTCGACGCTGTGCCCGAATGGATTTCGGCTCTGGCAGACGAATGGATTCAGTAGTCGTACTCTGCCAGCGGCGTCTCGGGTGCGCGCGGCGTGCCGTCCAGTGACGTGGCCGCCGGGACCATCTCGCTGGTGACCAGTCCGTGGCGGGCCGTCAGCTCGTCGATGATGGTGAAGCTGCGGGCGATCGCATCGGGGGTGTCGACCACGATGGTCATCAGCGGCACCTTGCGGGCGAGCTGAAACAGCTTGTCGCCGTGTGGTTTATGGTCGCCATGAAAGCCCCAGATGCCGCGTAGTACGGTCGCTCCCCGGGCCGTGCGGGAGCGCATCAGTTGTTGCACGATCGCGCGGTGGATCGGCTGCCCGTCATCGTGTTCGCCGTCGGCGGTGTGCACCATCAGCTTCTGCCACAGCGTGCGTCCCTGGCTGTCGGTAGGCGGAAGCTCCTGTGGACGGGCGAACAATTCGCCGTCGCGTTTGCACAGCCGTACCCGCTCGATGGTCAGCAGCGGGTTGGGCAACACAGTGGCGAGTTCGGTGGCGGCGGCCGACACCTGCGGAGGCAGCCCGATGCCGATGATCATCTGCGGCACGTTGACGTTGCGGCCGAAAAACCTGGCCCGCTGTCGCTGACCGTGCGCGGTGCCGTCCACGCCGAGAAGCACTGTGGCGCCGGCGAATCCGTGGCGGTACAGCAACTCGCAGACGGCCAGGTGGGCCGGTTTTCCGGCGACGCGCACCTGCCGGCCGACGTAGATGGTCAGCTTGGCGGCGTCTCCGGTTCTGCTGTCGATCTCGCTGAGCGCGTCGGTGCCGCTGTCGCGGGTGATCAGGCGCGCACGTTCGAGTGTGACCAGCCCATGGCCGGTCATGGCGGTGACGTCGTTGACTAGGCCACGGATCTTGGATTCGACGTCGACGGCGGCGATCGTCACCGGTGGGTCCTCGGACAGGCTGAGCGAAACGTCGCTGTGCAGGCCGCCGGTGGGCCCGAAGCTGGCGACTCCGCGCATCATCACGCTCGTCGCCACGCCGCGTGCCCCGAAGAGGTCCAGCATTTCGTCGGCCAGGAAGCGCCGCGGTGTGCCGACGGCGCGCTGCCGCTCGCCGAAATAGGCGGTGAGCTTCAGGCTCTTCTCGCTCATATCAGCCCCGCGATCCGTTGTCCCAGCAGCACCGCGCCCAGTCCGAGCAGAACGCTGACGGCGATGTTGGCGAACGCCGCCAGCAGCTGGCGTTCTTCGCCAAGGCGCTGAGTCTCCAGCATCCAGGTGGAGAAGGTGGTGTAGGCGCCCACGAACGCGGTGCCGATCAGCAGCGACACGTCCTTGGGCAGCGCCAGGCTGGTGAGGAATCCCAGCAGCGCCGCGCCGGTGATGTTGACGGTGAGCGTGCCGTAGGGGAACGGGCGGCCTACCCGCCGAGCCACCGTGCGGTCCACCAGAAACCGCGTCACCGAACCGATGCCGCCGATGAGCATGACTCCGAGCCAGACCAGGACCGTCGTCATCGGATGCGCACCCGGCGTACCAGGGCGGTGGCCAGGTATACCGCCACGAGTCCCAGCACGATGCTGACGACGGTGTAGGTGGCGGCCAACACCCAGTGACCGTGTTCGACCATCTTGATGGTTTCGACCTGCATGGTGGAGAAAGTGGTTAAGCCACCGCACAATCCGGTGCCGAGCAGCGGGCGACGGTAGCTCGACAGGGGTAGTCGTTCCAGCAGTCGGGTGGTGAAGTAGCCCACCAGGAACGCGCCGAGGATGTTGACCACGAAGGTGGGCCAGGGCCAGCGCCCGGGATCGGGGACGGCCAGGGTGGCCAGGGCGGCTCGGGCCAGCGAACCGAGCGCACCGCCGGCGAAGATGGCCGCCAACTCGCGATAGTCAGGCCGTGCCACGGGCTGTTTCCTTCCGGTCTGCCAACTGTGCGCCTACGCAGCCTAAAACGTGTTGGGGCTTACGGGCAGAATTGGTCACCATGGCCAACCCGCGAGCCGGTCAGCCGGCCCAGCCCGCAGACCTCGTCGACCTGCCGCACCTGGTGACGGCGTACTACACGATCGCGCCCGATCCCGACGACGTCGCACAACAGGTTGTGTTCGGCACCTCGGGACATCGGGGTTCGGCGCTGAACGGTGCGTTCAACGAGGCGCACATCTTGGCGACCACCCAGGCGATCGTCGAGTACCGCGCGGCGCAGGGGACCACCGGGCCGTTGTTCATCGGCCGCGACACGCATGGGTTGTCAGAGCCGGCCTGGGTGTCGGCGGTGGAGGTGCTCGCTGGCAACGACGTTGTGGCCGTTGTCGATTCCAGGGACCGTTACACGCCGACGC
It contains:
- a CDS encoding DUF732 domain-containing protein, which codes for MNPVTVAVLVGMSVLICPVAQADPALGTEDANYTKWLSENGVNYQGRTSLQTMIAQAHTTCAMLDQSPTPQTHQATVSRLVGGPANFSQQEATSIVLSAVNSYCSQHTNLLYP
- a CDS encoding CoA ester lyase; protein product: MYDQANFDATDPADVGSRIDPVLARSWLLVNGTHADRFEAASHSRADIVVFDIEDAVAPKDKVSARDNVVRWLGADKNDWVRVNGFGTPWWADDLARLADTPVGGVMLAMVESVDHVTETAKRLPNVPIVALVETARGLERITEIAAAKGTFRLAFGIGDFRRDTGFGEEPATLAYARSRFTIAAKAAGLPSAIDGPTIGSNPLKLIEATAVSVEFGMTGKICLSPDQCAVVNEGLSPSQDEIGWAKEFFAEFERDGGEIRNGSDLPRIARATKILDLARSYGIVASEFEDEQVHSPAPSDTYHY
- a CDS encoding LLM class F420-dependent oxidoreductase, with translation MQLGLHALGIGSGADRTVIDAVASAAESHGFATLWAGEHVVMVDDSTSRYPYSDSGEIAVPAEADWLDPMVALSFAAAASSRIRLATGVLLLPEHNPVIVAKQAASLDRLSGGRLTLGIGVGWSREEFEALGVPFEGRAARTAEYVAAMRTLWREDVASFAGRFVAFDSIRVNPKPVAEKGIPIVVGGNSDAALRRVAAWGDGWYGFNLDGIDEARDRIGRLEKLLEESGRDRAGLRVAVALAAPRVADARALTELGVDELVLVQAPPNSVDAVPEWISALADEWIQ
- the crcB gene encoding fluoride efflux transporter CrcB — its product is MTTVLVWLGVMLIGGIGSVTRFLVDRTVARRVGRPFPYGTLTVNITGAALLGFLTSLALPKDVSLLIGTAFVGAYTTFSTWMLETQRLGEERQLLAAFANIAVSVLLGLGAVLLGQRIAGLI
- the crcB gene encoding fluoride efflux transporter CrcB — its product is MARPDYRELAAIFAGGALGSLARAALATLAVPDPGRWPWPTFVVNILGAFLVGYFTTRLLERLPLSSYRRPLLGTGLCGGLTTFSTMQVETIKMVEHGHWVLAATYTVVSIVLGLVAVYLATALVRRVRIR
- a CDS encoding DUF190 domain-containing protein: MSEKSLKLTAYFGERQRAVGTPRRFLADEMLDLFGARGVATSVMMRGVASFGPTGGLHSDVSLSLSEDPPVTIAAVDVESKIRGLVNDVTAMTGHGLVTLERARLITRDSGTDALSEIDSRTGDAAKLTIYVGRQVRVAGKPAHLAVCELLYRHGFAGATVLLGVDGTAHGQRQRARFFGRNVNVPQMIIGIGLPPQVSAAATELATVLPNPLLTIERVRLCKRDGELFARPQELPPTDSQGRTLWQKLMVHTADGEHDDGQPIHRAIVQQLMRSRTARGATVLRGIWGFHGDHKPHGDKLFQLARKVPLMTIVVDTPDAIARSFTIIDELTARHGLVTSEMVPAATSLDGTPRAPETPLAEYDY